From Apium graveolens cultivar Ventura chromosome 9, ASM990537v1, whole genome shotgun sequence, the proteins below share one genomic window:
- the LOC141684945 gene encoding uncharacterized protein LOC141684945, which produces MEMNKVRGGSFVLSYPILSSSNYAVWAQKMKVFMQAQGVWCAVESSDSKATAKEKTDSKAIIEDKMNKIALAMINQGIPEDILHLVAERKTERETWKSIKILCQGVEHVKKARVQTLKADFESLSIKPTKLLDDFYIKLNGLMRKIRAFGKEMKESYVVKRLLRAVPEKFLQITSTMEQFSDLETMPVEEAMS; this is translated from the coding sequence ATGGAGATGAACAAGGTTAGAGGTGGGTCTTTCGTTTTGAGCTACCCAATATTGTCCAGTAGCAATTATGCGGTTTGGGCACAAAAGATGAAGGTCTTTATGCAAGCTCAAGGAGTTTGGTGTGCGGTGGAGTCAAGTGATTCGAAGGCTACGGCCAAGGAGAAGACGGATTCGAAGGCTATAATCGAGGATAAGATGAATAAAATTGCATTGGCAATGATCAATCAAGGAATTCCTGAAGATATTTTACATTTGGTGGCAGAGAGAAAGACGGAGAGAGAGACTTGGAAATCGATCAAAATCTTATGTCAAGGTGTAGAGCATGTTAAGAAAGCAAGAGTTCAAACCTTGAAGGCTGATTTTGAATCATTAAGCATTAAACCCACAAAGTTGCTTGATGATTTTTACATTAAATTAAATGGACTTATGAGAAAAATACGAGCTTTTggaaaagagatgaaagaatcaTATGTGGTAAAAAGACTGCTACGAGCAGTTCCAGAAAAATTCTTGCAGATTACCTCTACCATGGAGCAATTCAGTGATCTTGAAACAATGCCGGTAGAAGAGGCCATGAGTTGA